In Sulfuricurvum sp. IAE1, one DNA window encodes the following:
- the lepB gene encoding signal peptidase I, which produces MKKKILDAAHGAYRFSNTWTGTVIIVLFIIFFVAQAFRIPSGSMKDSLLVGDHLFAKKFAYGISTPHIPFLEIPLIPGTDGHIVDGDEPRRGDIVIFRYPNNTQLHYVKRCVALPGDELFVMDKNLYLHPREGDEYARQTFKGYELVEIQGKLWVKNPYEKHHPGIHHDAKIVDNGLYPAEIFNFGPVQVPEGEFFMMGDNRDHSNDSRFWGAVPYGLIEGTPWFVYFSMDDNYEVRWDRIGKTPSDLEQPDTLKRAVDERIRQDADDYELY; this is translated from the coding sequence TTGAAGAAAAAAATCCTCGACGCGGCGCACGGCGCCTACCGGTTTTCCAATACGTGGACCGGGACGGTCATCATCGTCCTGTTTATCATCTTTTTCGTTGCCCAGGCGTTTCGTATCCCCAGCGGCTCTATGAAAGACTCCCTTCTCGTCGGCGACCACCTCTTCGCGAAAAAATTCGCCTACGGGATCTCAACCCCCCATATCCCGTTTCTCGAAATCCCCCTCATCCCCGGAACCGACGGGCACATCGTTGACGGCGACGAGCCCCGCCGCGGCGATATCGTCATCTTCCGCTACCCGAACAACACCCAGCTGCACTACGTCAAACGCTGCGTCGCGCTTCCCGGCGACGAACTGTTCGTGATGGACAAAAACCTCTACCTCCACCCCCGCGAAGGGGACGAATACGCCCGCCAAACGTTCAAAGGATACGAACTTGTCGAAATCCAGGGAAAACTCTGGGTCAAAAACCCCTACGAAAAACACCACCCAGGCATCCACCACGATGCCAAAATCGTCGATAACGGCCTCTACCCCGCCGAAATTTTCAACTTCGGCCCCGTACAGGTCCCCGAAGGGGAATTTTTCATGATGGGGGACAACCGCGACCATTCCAACGACAGCCGTTTCTGGGGCGCCGTCCCCTACGGACTGATCGAGGGGACGCCGTGGTTCGTCTATTTCAGCATGGACGACAATTACGAAGTGCGCTGGGACCGCATCGGTAAAACCCCAAGCGACCTGGAACAGCCCGATACGCTCAAACGTGCCGTAGACGAACGGATCCGCCAGGACGCCGACGATTATGAACTCTATTGA
- a CDS encoding PAS domain-containing protein — protein sequence MSTIMPSSVQKHLKPTDFIVSKTDKRGNIIYGNQIFIEMSGHAEHELIGAPHSILRHPDMPAVVFQLLWERIKNRQEIFAYVKNLCKDGSYYWVFANVTATTDARGEVRDYHSVRRKPSQKAMDVIPDLYHKLLHAERNGGLEASKKLLITLLNDQGMDYDRFILSLQH from the coding sequence TTGTCAACCATCATGCCTTCATCCGTGCAAAAGCACCTCAAACCGACCGATTTCATCGTCTCGAAAACCGATAAGCGGGGCAATATCATCTACGGCAACCAAATTTTCATCGAGATGTCCGGCCACGCCGAACACGAACTGATCGGCGCCCCCCATTCGATTCTCCGCCATCCCGATATGCCCGCCGTCGTTTTTCAGCTTCTGTGGGAACGGATCAAAAACCGTCAGGAAATTTTCGCCTACGTCAAAAACCTCTGTAAAGACGGCTCTTATTACTGGGTGTTTGCCAACGTCACCGCCACGACCGATGCGCGCGGAGAGGTGAGAGATTACCATTCGGTTCGCCGCAAACCGAGCCAAAAAGCGATGGACGTCATCCCCGATCTCTACCATAAACTCCTGCACGCCGAACGAAACGGCGGGTTGGAAGCATCCAAGAAACTTCTTATTACCCTATTGAACGACCAAGGAATGGACTATGACCGCTTTATCCTCTCTCTTCAACACTAA
- a CDS encoding cytochrome c, with protein sequence MRWIFVLLLASAGANAESFITKEEYAAGLYHNPRGVGCHLCHGENGEGKLIARYKDEGVSKVFAGKPINKLPFREFYLKLNSRIIGMPRYYLTDTEIQTLYYYLHREEFKRAANRPAKTR encoded by the coding sequence GTGCGCTGGATTTTTGTTCTCCTTTTGGCATCGGCAGGTGCGAACGCCGAGTCGTTCATCACGAAAGAGGAGTATGCCGCCGGGCTTTATCACAACCCGCGCGGGGTGGGGTGCCACCTCTGTCACGGCGAAAACGGCGAAGGGAAGCTTATTGCCCGCTACAAAGACGAAGGGGTCTCGAAGGTGTTTGCCGGAAAGCCCATCAATAAACTCCCTTTCAGGGAATTTTACCTCAAACTCAACAGCCGGATCATCGGAATGCCGCGGTATTATCTGACCGATACCGAGATCCAGACCCTCTATTATTACCTGCATCGAGAGGAGTTCAAACGTGCCGCTAACCGACCTGCAAAAACTCGATAG
- a CDS encoding site-2 protease family protein encodes MNSIDLLEIPAAVLALLIAIIGHEIMHGWVAYKYGDRTAKDSGRLSINPLIHIDPFGSILVPLMTYFLPMLLGASSGFLFGWAKPVPVNTHTVIRNGGYNAAMQVSLAGIVYNFFMATMASVLLVSLPQPSEGDTILYAFGYLFVIKLLLINVVLAVFNLLPIPGFDGAHFVSYLTLKHKIRAVAEFFAKAEPYGIIAIIIILVTPLKIPLVIWPIEIVLNLLLK; translated from the coding sequence ATGAACTCTATTGATCTGCTGGAAATCCCCGCCGCCGTACTCGCTCTCCTGATCGCGATCATCGGGCATGAAATCATGCACGGATGGGTCGCCTACAAATACGGCGACCGTACGGCCAAAGATAGCGGCCGCCTCAGCATCAACCCCCTTATCCACATCGATCCCTTCGGTTCGATCCTCGTACCGCTCATGACCTATTTTCTCCCGATGCTGCTGGGGGCTTCGAGCGGATTTTTATTCGGATGGGCCAAGCCGGTTCCGGTCAATACCCATACCGTCATCCGCAACGGCGGCTACAATGCCGCAATGCAGGTAAGCCTGGCGGGGATCGTCTACAACTTTTTCATGGCGACGATGGCTTCGGTTCTTCTGGTCTCGTTGCCCCAGCCTTCCGAGGGCGACACGATCCTCTACGCGTTCGGCTATCTCTTTGTAATCAAGCTGCTGCTCATCAACGTCGTGCTGGCGGTTTTCAACCTCCTTCCCATACCGGGATTCGACGGTGCCCACTTCGTCAGCTACCTGACCCTCAAACACAAGATCCGAGCCGTTGCCGAATTTTTCGCCAAAGCCGAACCTTATGGAATCATTGCTATCATCATCATATTGGTTACGCCGCTGAAAATTCCGTTGGTCATCTGGCCGATCGAAATCGTTTTAAATCTGTTGCTAAAATAG
- a CDS encoding CoA ester lyase has product MPLTDLQKLDSLIARDDLSSLQNLASATPRIQNRSLSFRSAMMLSAHNTRHLSKIPSVPAECLMLNLEDGVAPEQKPYALALCAIALAANPKSDKKLVVRVNPLDEGGEEEIAYLNPFMPDGIRVPKIRTAEEVRRASSLIAQGIELHLSIETKEAWLALEEIASVPGIAAYYLGVLDLFADLGLSQSLLHPDNPTVHYMLARFLTTARACGIKPVSFVYQNHKNLDCLRNWLELEKMMGFDAKGCISPAQAELIHEIFGHSEAELKRAKEIVELFREHAARGVTGFAHDVYGFIDEPIYKGALAVLDKR; this is encoded by the coding sequence GTGCCGCTAACCGACCTGCAAAAACTCGATAGCCTGATCGCCCGAGACGATCTTTCCTCCCTTCAAAACCTCGCTTCCGCCACTCCCCGCATCCAGAACCGTTCCCTTTCGTTCCGGTCGGCGATGATGCTCTCGGCCCACAACACCAGGCACCTTTCGAAAATCCCCTCGGTTCCCGCCGAATGCCTGATGCTCAACCTCGAAGACGGCGTCGCTCCCGAACAAAAGCCCTACGCCCTCGCGCTGTGTGCGATCGCCCTCGCGGCCAATCCCAAAAGCGACAAGAAACTGGTCGTCCGGGTCAACCCGCTGGACGAAGGGGGAGAAGAGGAGATCGCGTATCTCAACCCCTTTATGCCCGATGGGATCCGCGTCCCGAAAATCCGCACCGCGGAGGAGGTGCGCCGTGCGTCGTCGCTGATTGCGCAGGGGATCGAACTGCATCTCTCCATCGAGACCAAAGAGGCGTGGCTCGCACTCGAGGAGATCGCATCGGTTCCGGGGATCGCCGCGTATTATCTGGGGGTGCTTGATCTGTTCGCCGATCTGGGGCTCTCCCAGAGCCTGCTGCACCCGGACAACCCGACCGTCCACTACATGCTGGCCCGTTTTCTGACGACCGCGCGCGCCTGCGGCATCAAGCCGGTATCGTTCGTGTACCAGAATCACAAGAACCTCGATTGCCTTCGCAACTGGCTGGAACTCGAAAAAATGATGGGATTCGACGCCAAAGGGTGCATATCTCCCGCCCAGGCCGAGCTGATACACGAAATATTCGGCCACAGCGAGGCGGAACTCAAACGGGCCAAAGAGATCGTCGAACTCTTTCGCGAACACGCTGCCCGCGGCGTAACGGGGTTTGCGCACGACGTGTACGGTTTTATCGACGAACCGATTTACAAAGGGGCATTGGCGGTGCTGGACAAGCGCTGA
- the ychF gene encoding redox-regulated ATPase YchF produces MGLSIGLVGLPNVGKSTTFNALTKAQNAEAANYPFCTIEPNKATVPVPDARLDALAAIVNPERIQHSTLDFVDIAGLVKGASKGEGLGNKFLSNIRETEVILQIVRCFDDENIVHTEGRIDPLSDVEIIENELIFADIEVLTNRIERLKKQAKNDKDAAAMVEFAEELAEFLAEGNLARNFPKADSELFEKLNSEVRMLSAKEIMYGANVDEDGLTEDNDYVVRLREHAAKNGCEVIKLCAKIEEELVGMEDDERNEFLRDMGVEESGLEQIIRKGFDKLGLMSYFTAGVKEVRAWTIRKNTTAPKAAAVIHNDFEKGFIRAEVIGYDDFVACGGEAKAKEAGKMRLEGKEYIVQDGDIMHFRFNV; encoded by the coding sequence ATGGGACTTAGCATCGGACTCGTAGGACTCCCCAACGTCGGAAAATCGACCACCTTCAACGCGCTGACCAAAGCGCAGAACGCCGAAGCGGCGAACTATCCGTTCTGTACGATCGAACCGAACAAAGCGACCGTCCCCGTTCCCGATGCGCGCCTCGACGCACTGGCCGCCATCGTCAACCCCGAGCGGATTCAGCACTCTACCCTCGATTTCGTCGATATCGCCGGGCTCGTCAAAGGGGCGAGCAAAGGCGAGGGACTGGGAAACAAGTTCCTCTCCAACATCCGCGAAACCGAAGTGATCTTGCAGATCGTTCGTTGTTTCGACGATGAAAACATCGTCCATACCGAAGGGCGGATCGATCCCCTCTCTGACGTCGAGATCATCGAGAACGAACTGATCTTCGCCGATATCGAAGTGCTCACCAACCGGATCGAGCGGCTCAAAAAACAGGCGAAAAACGATAAAGACGCCGCCGCCATGGTGGAGTTTGCCGAAGAACTCGCCGAATTCCTCGCCGAAGGGAATCTCGCCCGCAATTTCCCCAAAGCCGACAGCGAACTGTTTGAAAAGCTGAATTCCGAAGTGCGCATGCTCAGCGCCAAAGAGATCATGTACGGCGCCAACGTCGATGAAGACGGCCTCACAGAAGACAACGACTACGTCGTACGGCTCCGCGAACACGCTGCTAAAAACGGATGCGAAGTGATTAAACTCTGCGCCAAGATCGAAGAAGAACTCGTCGGAATGGAAGACGACGAACGCAACGAATTCCTCCGCGACATGGGTGTCGAGGAATCGGGTCTCGAGCAGATCATCCGCAAAGGCTTCGACAAACTGGGTCTGATGAGTTACTTCACCGCCGGGGTTAAAGAGGTGCGTGCCTGGACGATCCGCAAAAACACCACCGCCCCCAAAGCGGCCGCCGTCATCCACAACGACTTCGAAAAAGGGTTTATCCGCGCCGAAGTGATCGGTTATGACGATTTCGTCGCCTGCGGCGGCGAGGCAAAAGCCAAAGAAGCGGGAAAAATGCGCCTGGAAGGAAAAGAGTACATCGTCCAGGACGGCGATATCATGCACTTCCGTTTCAACGTCTAA
- a CDS encoding DedA family protein — protein MEALLLDLLKEYGYVILFLWSILEGEMGLIMGGIMSHTGDMWLPMAIFVAGIGGFVGDQIYFYIGRFNKSYIHEKLRSQRRKFAIAHLLLKKYGWPIIFVQRYLYGLRTVIPMSIGLTKYSSRKFAFINLISAWMWAALTIIPAYYYGEELLNLIHWMKAHWYIALPMLLSIAGGILYYLNRLEKKLLEKRHDRQTR, from the coding sequence ATGGAAGCACTGTTACTCGATCTTCTCAAAGAATACGGATACGTCATCCTCTTTTTATGGAGTATCCTGGAAGGGGAAATGGGACTCATCATGGGCGGTATCATGTCCCACACGGGGGATATGTGGCTCCCCATGGCCATTTTCGTCGCCGGGATCGGCGGCTTCGTCGGAGACCAGATTTATTTCTACATCGGCCGCTTCAACAAAAGCTACATTCACGAAAAGCTTCGCTCGCAGCGCCGCAAATTCGCGATTGCCCACCTTCTGCTCAAAAAATACGGCTGGCCGATCATTTTCGTCCAGCGCTATCTGTACGGGTTGCGCACCGTCATCCCGATGTCGATCGGGCTGACGAAATATTCCTCGCGCAAATTCGCCTTTATCAACCTTATCAGCGCATGGATGTGGGCGGCACTGACGATTATCCCCGCCTACTATTACGGCGAAGAACTGCTCAACCTGATCCACTGGATGAAGGCGCACTGGTATATTGCCCTGCCGATGCTGCTGAGTATCGCCGGAGGTATTCTCTATTACCTCAACCGGCTCGAAAAAAAACTTCTGGAGAAACGCCATGACCGTCAGACTCGCTAA
- a CDS encoding leucyl aminopeptidase encodes MTVRLANQPLDLIEADLRLEFLTQPQLENHPHRALLEQAGFKAEAEQLCTLHERRVMVCGIADTSSETLRSAMASAVKTAMGYNYASLKLAQYGEEAFSALIEGTVLGSYRFDAYKSDPKPSALAEVVFSNVNSDGSALDADALEKTLRDTLIITEATNFVRDLVNQTPYDMTPQGMAIAAETLAKNNGLECTILDPNGLEDEKMFAMLSVGRASVNPPRLIHLAYKPKNPKKTITLVGKGLTYDSGGLSLKAATSMVTMKMDKAGACAVMGMIKAISELGLEIEVHGFIGAVENMIGGNAYKPDDVLRAKNGKTIEVRNTDAEGRLVLADVLGYAQANVNADYLFDYATLTGACMVALGPYTTGVMGHNEELKRSFIDAGSAAGEYCGILPFNRHLKKLIKSDIADVCNVSSKPYGGAITAALFLDHFIDENMKDKWVHFDIAGSAYTESAWDVHTYGGTGAGVRMTLQWVLNNLA; translated from the coding sequence ATGACCGTCAGACTCGCTAATCAACCCCTCGACCTGATCGAGGCGGATCTGCGTCTGGAATTCCTGACGCAGCCGCAACTCGAAAACCATCCGCACCGCGCCTTACTTGAGCAGGCGGGATTCAAGGCCGAAGCCGAACAGCTCTGCACCCTGCACGAACGCCGTGTGATGGTGTGCGGCATTGCCGACACCTCCTCCGAAACGCTCCGCTCGGCGATGGCCTCGGCGGTCAAAACAGCCATGGGATACAACTACGCTTCGCTCAAACTCGCCCAATACGGCGAAGAGGCGTTTTCAGCCCTGATCGAGGGGACCGTACTTGGAAGCTACCGCTTTGATGCATACAAGTCCGATCCAAAACCCTCAGCGCTGGCCGAAGTGGTCTTCTCGAACGTCAACAGCGACGGTTCGGCCCTCGATGCCGACGCACTCGAAAAAACGCTGCGCGACACCCTCATCATCACCGAGGCGACGAACTTCGTCCGCGACCTCGTCAACCAGACCCCCTACGACATGACCCCGCAGGGGATGGCCATCGCGGCCGAAACACTGGCAAAAAACAACGGTCTTGAGTGCACGATTCTCGATCCGAACGGCCTCGAAGACGAAAAAATGTTCGCGATGCTCAGTGTCGGACGCGCCTCGGTCAACCCTCCCCGCCTGATCCATCTCGCCTACAAACCCAAAAACCCGAAAAAAACGATCACCCTCGTGGGCAAAGGGCTCACCTACGACAGCGGGGGCCTCAGCCTCAAAGCGGCGACGTCGATGGTGACGATGAAAATGGATAAAGCGGGTGCCTGCGCCGTGATGGGAATGATCAAAGCGATCAGCGAACTGGGTCTTGAGATCGAGGTGCACGGTTTCATCGGCGCGGTCGAAAACATGATCGGCGGAAACGCTTACAAGCCCGATGACGTACTGCGCGCCAAAAACGGCAAGACGATCGAAGTGCGTAACACCGACGCCGAAGGGCGTCTCGTCCTCGCCGACGTGCTGGGATACGCACAGGCCAACGTCAACGCCGACTATCTCTTCGACTACGCGACCCTCACGGGGGCGTGTATGGTGGCGCTGGGACCCTACACGACAGGGGTTATGGGGCACAACGAAGAGCTCAAACGCTCTTTCATCGACGCGGGAAGCGCCGCGGGCGAATACTGCGGCATTCTCCCCTTCAACCGCCATCTCAAAAAACTGATCAAGAGCGACATCGCCGACGTGTGCAACGTCTCCTCAAAACCCTACGGCGGAGCGATCACCGCGGCGCTGTTTCTCGATCATTTCATCGATGAAAACATGAAAGACAAATGGGTCCACTTCGACATCGCCGGCTCGGCCTACACCGAAAGCGCATGGGACGTCCATACCTACGGCGGAACGGGTGCCGGGGTACGCATGACGCTGCAGTGGGTACTTAACAACCTCGCTTAA
- a CDS encoding adenine phosphoribosyltransferase → MTLTTQERAFLMASIRDIPDFPKPGIVFKDITTLLANKDAFALLMRHLSERYSAYNLSHVAGIDARGFIFGAALAQMLGVGFVPIRKKGKLPYTTVSEKYSLEYGVDEVEIHIDAFSGVEAPKVLLIDDLIATGGTAYAAASLINKVGAECVEACFIMGLDFLGGQNRLGELVEVYTVIGVD, encoded by the coding sequence ATGACACTGACGACACAGGAAAGAGCTTTTTTGATGGCATCGATCCGCGATATCCCCGATTTTCCGAAGCCCGGGATCGTTTTCAAAGACATCACCACCCTGCTGGCGAACAAAGATGCTTTTGCCCTGCTGATGCGCCACCTGAGCGAGCGCTACAGCGCCTACAATCTCAGCCACGTCGCGGGGATCGATGCGCGCGGATTCATTTTCGGTGCCGCGCTGGCGCAAATGCTGGGGGTCGGTTTCGTCCCCATCCGTAAAAAAGGGAAGCTTCCCTACACGACCGTTTCGGAAAAATACTCCCTCGAATACGGCGTGGACGAAGTGGAGATCCACATCGACGCGTTTTCGGGCGTCGAAGCCCCGAAAGTTCTTCTCATCGACGACCTGATCGCAACCGGCGGGACGGCCTACGCGGCCGCCAGCCTGATCAACAAAGTGGGTGCCGAATGCGTCGAAGCGTGTTTCATCATGGGTCTTGATTTCCTCGGCGGTCAGAACCGCCTGGGTGAGCTCGTCGAAGTTTATACCGTTATCGGAGTCGATTGA
- the folD gene encoding bifunctional methylenetetrahydrofolate dehydrogenase/methenyltetrahydrofolate cyclohydrolase FolD — protein sequence MQILDGKALALKIEQKVSEGAKELKARTGRVPGLAVILVGHDPASQAYVGMKKKACDRAGFYSVTHEMPEDISQEAIIKTIEMMNANPNIDGILIQLPLPKHIDTTKILEVVSPTKDVDGFHPYNVGRLATGLEGFVPCTPLGVMELLAEYNIDVKGKNCCVVGASNIVGKPMAALLLNASATVEICHIFTDDLKKHTLAADIVLVGAGVINLIKADMVKEGAVVIDIGINRASDGRLVGDADYEAVAPKTSYITPVPGGVGPMTIAMLLANTLKAAQIHAEEEK from the coding sequence ATGCAGATTCTCGACGGTAAAGCGCTTGCACTCAAAATCGAACAAAAGGTCTCCGAAGGGGCCAAAGAACTGAAAGCCCGGACGGGCAGAGTTCCGGGTCTGGCGGTTATTTTGGTGGGCCACGATCCCGCCAGCCAGGCCTACGTCGGGATGAAGAAAAAAGCGTGCGACCGTGCCGGGTTCTATTCGGTCACCCACGAAATGCCCGAAGACATTTCGCAGGAGGCGATCATCAAAACGATCGAAATGATGAACGCCAATCCCAATATCGACGGGATTCTGATCCAGCTACCGCTCCCCAAACACATCGATACGACGAAAATCCTCGAGGTGGTCTCTCCCACCAAAGACGTTGACGGTTTCCATCCCTACAACGTCGGCCGTCTCGCTACCGGGCTTGAGGGTTTCGTCCCCTGCACCCCGCTGGGAGTCATGGAGCTTCTCGCCGAATACAACATCGACGTCAAAGGGAAAAACTGCTGCGTCGTGGGAGCTTCCAATATCGTCGGCAAACCGATGGCCGCACTGCTGCTCAACGCAAGCGCCACGGTCGAGATCTGCCACATCTTCACCGACGATCTCAAAAAACACACCCTTGCCGCGGACATCGTCCTCGTCGGTGCGGGAGTCATTAACCTGATCAAGGCGGACATGGTCAAGGAAGGCGCCGTCGTGATCGATATCGGGATCAACCGTGCCTCTGACGGCCGCCTCGTCGGGGACGCGGACTACGAAGCCGTCGCGCCAAAAACCTCCTACATCACCCCCGTTCCCGGCGGAGTCGGGCCGATGACCATCGCGATGCTTCTGGCCAATACCCTCAAAGCGGCCCAAATCCACGCGGAAGAAGAGAAATAA
- the rpiB gene encoding ribose 5-phosphate isomerase B — translation MKFYVATDHAGIDLKNFTVENLRSKGHEVVDLGPFDKERVDYPDYAVKVCESVLADAASQGILICGSGIGMSMAANRFHGIRAALCHDAYTATVARGHNDANVLCFGERIVGQGVAESILDAWCAGKFEGGRHCGRVEKIEAIKG, via the coding sequence ATGAAATTCTACGTCGCTACCGACCATGCCGGAATCGATCTGAAAAATTTTACCGTCGAGAATCTCCGTTCCAAAGGACACGAGGTGGTCGATCTGGGGCCATTCGACAAAGAACGGGTCGACTATCCCGACTACGCCGTCAAAGTATGCGAAAGCGTCCTTGCCGACGCCGCGTCTCAGGGGATTTTGATCTGCGGTTCGGGAATCGGGATGAGCATGGCCGCCAACCGCTTCCACGGCATCCGCGCCGCTTTGTGCCATGACGCCTATACCGCTACCGTTGCCCGCGGTCACAACGACGCCAACGTCCTGTGCTTCGGCGAGCGGATCGTGGGCCAGGGGGTCGCCGAATCTATCCTCGATGCATGGTGTGCCGGAAAATTCGAAGGGGGCCGCCATTGCGGCCGGGTTGAAAAAATCGAGGCCATCAAAGGATAA
- the trpB gene encoding tryptophan synthase subunit beta, which produces MYIPSPSKFDPVEGHFGIFGGRYVPETLMPVLLELEEAYRQIRFDQTFWSEVDGYLKDYVGRPSPLYYAANLSEELGAKIYLKREDLNHTGAHKVNNVIAQGLMAKRLGKKKVIAETGAGQHGVATATIAALLGLECEIFMGAKDVARQELNVFRMKLLGAKVHAVESGSKTLKDAMNDAIRHWVTHARDTFYIIGTVAGPHPYPMMVRDFQAIIGWEARAQILEKEGRLPDHVIACIGGGSNAIGTFQHFLEDKEVQCIGIEAGGLGIETDKHGCSLEKGRPGVLHGQMSYLLQDEDGQILEAHSISAGLDYPGIGPEHAFHKDNGTVVYDHVTDAEALEAFVWLSRAEGIIPAFETAHAVAYLKKMPDIKNKLVIVNLSGRGDKDMIQAKSLLNFDA; this is translated from the coding sequence ATGTATATTCCCTCACCTTCCAAATTCGATCCCGTAGAAGGCCATTTCGGTATCTTCGGCGGGCGCTATGTCCCCGAAACCCTTATGCCGGTTTTGCTGGAGCTCGAAGAGGCGTACCGGCAGATCCGCTTCGATCAAACGTTCTGGAGCGAAGTGGACGGTTATCTCAAAGACTACGTCGGGCGTCCAAGCCCGCTGTACTACGCCGCCAACCTCTCCGAAGAGCTTGGAGCCAAAATCTATCTCAAGCGCGAAGACCTCAACCACACGGGTGCCCATAAGGTCAACAATGTCATCGCGCAGGGGCTGATGGCCAAACGCCTGGGCAAAAAGAAAGTTATCGCCGAAACGGGAGCGGGACAGCACGGGGTCGCCACGGCGACCATCGCCGCACTCCTGGGACTTGAATGCGAAATCTTCATGGGAGCCAAAGACGTCGCGCGCCAGGAGCTTAACGTCTTCCGGATGAAACTGCTCGGGGCCAAAGTCCACGCGGTCGAAAGCGGCAGCAAAACCCTCAAGGACGCCATGAACGACGCGATCCGCCACTGGGTTACCCACGCGCGCGACACCTTCTATATCATCGGGACGGTCGCGGGTCCGCACCCCTACCCGATGATGGTACGCGACTTCCAGGCGATCATCGGCTGGGAAGCGCGCGCACAGATTCTTGAAAAAGAGGGTCGCCTTCCCGATCACGTCATCGCCTGTATCGGCGGCGGGTCAAACGCGATCGGCACATTCCAGCATTTCCTCGAAGACAAAGAGGTACAGTGCATCGGCATCGAAGCCGGAGGCCTGGGCATCGAGACCGACAAACACGGTTGTTCGCTCGAAAAAGGGCGCCCCGGCGTCCTGCACGGCCAGATGAGCTACCTGCTCCAAGACGAAGACGGCCAGATTCTCGAAGCCCACTCGATCTCGGCGGGACTCGATTACCCCGGTATCGGTCCCGAACACGCGTTTCACAAAGATAACGGCACCGTCGTCTACGACCACGTCACCGATGCCGAAGCGCTCGAAGCGTTCGTATGGCTCAGCCGCGCCGAAGGAATCATCCCCGCGTTTGAAACGGCCCACGCCGTCGCCTATCTCAAAAAGATGCCCGACATCAAAAACAAACTGGTCATCGTCAACCTCTCCGGCCGCGGCGATAAAGACATGATTCAGGCCAAATCCCTGCTGAATTTCGATGCGTAA